In a single window of the Mesorhizobium shangrilense genome:
- the trmD gene encoding tRNA (guanosine(37)-N1)-methyltransferase TrmD, which translates to MMTSQETRADTSPFRASVLTLYPEMFPGALGVSLAGRALGEGAWSLETLQIRDFAHDKHRSVDDTPAGGGAGMVMRADVLARAIDHASPEGDDRPRLLMSPRGKPLTQARVRELAAGPGVTILCGRFEGVDQRLIEARGLEEVSIGDYILSGGEPAALVLLDAVVRLLPGVMGNQASGDEESFEGGLLEHPHYTRPQEFEGRAIPEVLTSGNHAKIATWRRAEAERLTAERRPDLLPAAGQPVTK; encoded by the coding sequence ATGATGACGTCACAAGAGACCAGAGCTGACACCTCACCTTTCCGCGCCAGCGTGCTGACACTCTATCCGGAAATGTTTCCGGGCGCCCTCGGCGTGTCGCTCGCCGGCCGTGCGCTGGGCGAGGGCGCATGGTCGCTGGAGACCCTGCAGATCCGCGACTTCGCGCATGACAAGCATCGCTCCGTCGACGACACACCGGCGGGCGGTGGGGCAGGCATGGTGATGCGCGCCGACGTGCTGGCGCGTGCCATCGACCATGCGTCGCCGGAAGGCGATGACCGGCCGCGCCTGCTGATGAGCCCGCGCGGCAAGCCGCTCACCCAGGCTCGCGTCAGGGAACTCGCAGCGGGCCCCGGCGTCACCATCCTGTGCGGCCGTTTCGAAGGCGTCGACCAGCGCCTTATCGAGGCGCGCGGGCTCGAGGAGGTGTCGATCGGCGACTACATCCTGTCAGGGGGCGAGCCGGCGGCGCTGGTGCTGCTCGATGCGGTCGTCCGGCTGCTTCCGGGCGTCATGGGCAACCAGGCGTCGGGCGACGAGGAGAGTTTTGAGGGCGGGCTGCTCGAGCACCCGCACTACACGCGGCCGCAGGAGTTCGAGGGCAGGGCGATCCCGGAGGTGTTGACTTCGGGCAACCACGCGAAGATCGCCACGTGGCGCAGAGCCGAGGCAGAGCGCCTGACCGCGGAGAGGCGGCCGGATCTCCTGCCTGCGGCTGGTCAGCCGGTCACGAAGTAG
- a CDS encoding tyrosine recombinase XerC, which translates to MQEFLISAKADLQAARVAWLEALANERRLSALTVDAYERDTRQFLQFLTGHCGGPPGIADIAELRPADLRAFLAQRRSDGAGARTLGRGLAGLRSLLRYLERRGLANAAGAAALRAPRQPKSLPKPLTAPDAKRVVSAGEQLAEEPWIAARDAAVLTLLYACGLRISEALALTGGDLASPGETALRVTGKGGKTRMVPVLPAAFEAVAAYRKACPYHLDPAGPLFRGARGGALDPAIVQRAMRKMRSALNLPDTATPHALRHSFATHLLGRGGDLRTIQELLGHASLSTTQVYTGVDTARLLEVYQAAHPRA; encoded by the coding sequence GTGCAAGAATTCCTTATTTCAGCCAAAGCCGACCTGCAGGCCGCGCGCGTCGCCTGGCTCGAGGCGCTGGCGAACGAGCGGCGGCTGTCGGCGCTGACGGTCGATGCCTATGAGCGCGACACGCGGCAGTTCCTGCAGTTCCTGACGGGTCATTGCGGCGGCCCTCCGGGCATCGCCGACATCGCCGAACTGAGACCTGCGGACCTGCGCGCTTTCCTGGCGCAGCGGCGTTCTGATGGCGCAGGCGCGCGCACGCTCGGCCGCGGGCTGGCCGGCCTGCGCTCGCTGCTGCGCTACCTGGAGCGGCGCGGCCTCGCGAATGCAGCCGGGGCCGCCGCGCTGCGTGCACCAAGACAACCGAAATCGCTGCCGAAGCCGCTGACAGCGCCGGATGCGAAACGCGTCGTCTCCGCCGGCGAGCAACTGGCTGAGGAACCGTGGATCGCTGCACGCGACGCCGCTGTGCTGACGCTGCTCTACGCTTGCGGACTGCGCATCTCCGAGGCGCTGGCGCTGACCGGTGGCGATCTCGCCTCGCCGGGCGAGACCGCGCTGCGCGTCACCGGGAAGGGCGGCAAGACGCGGATGGTGCCTGTGCTCCCGGCCGCGTTCGAAGCCGTCGCTGCCTATCGCAAGGCCTGCCCCTATCATCTCGACCCCGCCGGCCCGCTGTTCCGCGGAGCGCGCGGCGGCGCCCTCGATCCCGCCATCGTGCAGCGGGCGATGCGCAAGATGCGCTCGGCGCTCAACCTGCCCGACACGGCGACGCCGCACGCCCTGCGACATTCCTTCGCCACCCACCTGCTCGGCCGCGGAGGCGACCTCCGCACCATCCAGGAGTTGCTCGGCCACGCCAGCCTGTCGACCACCCAGGTCTATACCGGCGTCGATACCGCGCGGCTGCTCGAGGTCTACCAGGCTGCGCATCCGAGGGCGTAG
- a CDS encoding sulfite exporter TauE/SafE family protein, which yields MPIAEIVLLFIAGFASGAVNAVAGGGTFLTFGAMSLTGIPPIAANATSSITQIPGYITSTLAYWSDIRTFWRGALMLAAISIAGALAGSLTLLSLDNPSFRVMVPWLLIGATALFAAGPWLKPKPKAGQPATVGSFWGSIVQFVTAVYGGFFGAGMGVMMLATLGLTQTGDYHRLNALKNLLSIVIAFVAIVVFVSGGVIAWLPAMVMIPAVALGGYCGVWTAKRVPQNVVRAFVIATGVLLAVYYFVTG from the coding sequence ATGCCCATCGCAGAAATCGTTCTCCTGTTCATTGCGGGATTTGCATCCGGCGCGGTCAACGCGGTGGCGGGCGGCGGCACCTTCCTCACCTTCGGCGCCATGAGTTTGACCGGCATTCCGCCGATCGCAGCCAACGCGACCTCCTCGATCACCCAAATTCCCGGCTATATCACCTCGACCCTCGCGTACTGGAGCGACATCCGGACCTTCTGGCGCGGCGCGCTGATGTTGGCGGCCATTTCGATCGCCGGCGCGCTCGCCGGGTCGCTGACCCTGCTGTCGCTCGACAATCCGTCGTTCCGCGTCATGGTTCCGTGGTTGCTGATCGGCGCCACGGCGCTGTTCGCCGCCGGGCCCTGGCTGAAACCCAAGCCCAAGGCGGGCCAGCCGGCCACCGTCGGCTCGTTCTGGGGCTCGATCGTCCAGTTCGTAACCGCCGTCTACGGCGGCTTCTTCGGCGCGGGCATGGGCGTGATGATGCTCGCCACGCTCGGGTTGACCCAGACCGGCGACTATCACCGTCTCAACGCGCTGAAGAACCTGCTGTCGATCGTCATCGCCTTCGTCGCCATCGTGGTCTTCGTCTCGGGCGGCGTCATCGCCTGGCTGCCGGCCATGGTGATGATCCCCGCGGTGGCGCTGGGCGGATATTGCGGCGTCTGGACGGCCAAGCGCGTCCCGCAAAACGTCGTGCGGGCCTTCGTCATCGCGACCGGCGTCCTGCTGGCGGTCTACTACTTCGTGACCGGCTGA
- a CDS encoding ABC transporter ATP-binding protein: MTEAVIELRDVSLTLGEGASSVHVLKGISLDVAVGEATGIVGPSGSGKSTLLMVLAGLERVDAGTVKIAGELLNGKSEDQIAAFRGRNVGIVFQSFHLIPNMTALENVAVPLELAGRRDAFEAAARELAAVGLSERLTHYPGELSGGEQQRVAIARALAPEPRILIADEPTGNLDQATGRQIADLLFAEAAERGMTLVLVTHDPALAARCSRQVAMRSGRIEARPPAPSSPSMGEAPSDSEAEGV, from the coding sequence GTGACAGAAGCCGTCATCGAATTGCGGGACGTTTCGCTGACGCTCGGCGAGGGCGCCTCTTCGGTGCACGTCCTGAAGGGCATCTCGCTCGACGTCGCGGTCGGCGAGGCGACCGGCATCGTCGGGCCGTCGGGCTCCGGCAAGTCGACCCTGCTGATGGTGCTGGCCGGCCTGGAGAGGGTCGACGCCGGCACGGTGAAGATCGCCGGCGAGCTGCTGAACGGCAAGAGCGAGGACCAGATCGCCGCCTTCCGCGGCCGCAATGTCGGCATCGTCTTCCAGTCGTTCCACCTGATCCCCAACATGACGGCGCTGGAGAACGTCGCCGTTCCGCTGGAGCTGGCCGGGCGCCGCGACGCCTTCGAGGCGGCGGCGCGCGAACTCGCAGCCGTCGGCCTGTCGGAGCGACTGACGCACTATCCGGGCGAGCTTTCGGGCGGCGAGCAGCAGCGCGTGGCGATTGCCCGTGCGCTGGCGCCCGAGCCGCGCATCCTCATCGCCGACGAGCCGACCGGCAATCTCGACCAGGCGACCGGCCGCCAGATCGCCGACCTTCTTTTCGCCGAGGCGGCCGAGCGCGGCATGACCCTCGTTCTCGTCACGCACGATCCCGCGCTCGCGGCACGCTGCAGCCGCCAGGTGGCTATGCGCTCGGGGCGGATCGAGGCGCGTCCACCGGCTCCTTCCTCGCCCTCGATGGGGGAGGCGCCGAGCGACAGCGAGGCGGAGGGGGTGTAG
- a CDS encoding acetyl-CoA C-acetyltransferase → MSASNAIVVASAARTPVGSFNGSFAATPAHELGAIVIREALARAGVDPKEVDEVILGQVLTAAQGQNPARQASMAAGVPKEASAWSLNQVCGSGLRSIAIGMQQIASGDAGIVVTGGQESMSLSPHAQHLRAGVKMGDYKMIDTMIKDGLWDAFNGYHMGNTAENVAKQFQITRETQDAFALASQNKAEAAQKAGRFKDEIVPVTIKGRKGDTVVDADEYIRIGATMDAMTKLRPAFDKDGTVTAGNASGINDGAAAIVLMTEAEAARRGLTPLVRIASWATAGVDPSIMGTGPIPASQKALEKAGWKVDDLDLVEANEAFAAQACAVNKGMGWNPDIVNVNGGAIAIGHPIGASGARIFNTLVFEMKRRGARKGLATLCIGGGMGVAMCVEAMS, encoded by the coding sequence ATGTCCGCTTCCAACGCGATCGTGGTGGCAAGCGCCGCCCGCACCCCGGTCGGTTCGTTCAACGGCTCGTTTGCCGCCACGCCTGCGCACGAACTCGGCGCAATCGTGATACGGGAAGCGCTGGCCCGCGCCGGCGTCGATCCCAAGGAAGTCGACGAGGTGATCCTCGGCCAGGTGCTGACCGCCGCACAGGGCCAGAACCCCGCGCGGCAGGCGTCGATGGCGGCCGGCGTGCCGAAGGAGGCCTCCGCCTGGAGCCTCAACCAGGTGTGCGGCTCCGGCCTGCGTTCGATCGCGATCGGCATGCAGCAGATCGCCAGCGGCGATGCCGGCATCGTCGTCACCGGCGGCCAGGAATCCATGTCGCTGTCCCCACACGCCCAGCACCTGCGCGCCGGGGTCAAGATGGGCGACTACAAGATGATCGACACCATGATCAAGGACGGCCTGTGGGACGCCTTCAACGGCTACCACATGGGCAACACGGCCGAGAACGTCGCCAAGCAGTTCCAGATTACCCGCGAGACGCAGGACGCCTTCGCGCTGGCCTCGCAGAATAAGGCGGAGGCAGCGCAGAAGGCCGGACGGTTCAAGGACGAGATCGTGCCGGTCACCATCAAGGGCAGGAAGGGCGACACCGTGGTCGACGCCGACGAGTACATCCGCATCGGCGCCACGATGGATGCGATGACCAAGCTGCGCCCCGCCTTCGACAAGGACGGCACAGTGACCGCCGGCAACGCGTCGGGCATCAATGACGGCGCGGCTGCGATCGTGCTGATGACCGAGGCCGAGGCTGCAAGGCGCGGCCTCACGCCTCTGGTGCGCATCGCGTCCTGGGCGACGGCCGGCGTCGATCCCTCGATCATGGGCACCGGCCCGATCCCCGCCTCGCAGAAAGCGCTGGAGAAGGCGGGCTGGAAGGTGGACGACCTCGACCTCGTCGAGGCCAACGAGGCTTTCGCCGCGCAGGCGTGCGCCGTCAACAAGGGCATGGGCTGGAACCCCGACATCGTCAACGTGAACGGCGGCGCTATCGCCATCGGGCACCCGATCGGCGCATCCGGCGCCCGCATCTTCAACACGCTGGTCTTCGAGATGAAGCGCCGTGGCGCAAGGAAGGGTCTGGCGACGCTCTGCATCGGCGGCGGCATGGGCGTGGCCATGTGCGTCGAGGCGATGAGCTAG
- a CDS encoding GNAT family N-acetyltransferase gives MSRYHIRPAKHGDLPQVAAIYADAVSNGTASYELEPPTLAEMTARFDAILSGEYPYLVATDGEAVLGYAYASAFRTRPAYRFVAENSVYVAPQAKGTGVGKALMVALIEECKRLGFRQILAVIGDGSEHSASVRLHERLGFRHAGRLEATGYKHGRWLDTVLMQLPMNGGGDTAPDPASMPERRFRAGRL, from the coding sequence ATGAGCAGATACCATATCCGCCCCGCCAAGCATGGCGACCTCCCCCAGGTGGCCGCGATCTATGCCGATGCCGTCAGCAACGGCACCGCCAGCTACGAACTGGAACCGCCGACACTGGCTGAAATGACGGCGCGCTTCGACGCCATACTCTCCGGCGAGTACCCCTACCTGGTCGCGACCGACGGCGAGGCGGTGCTCGGCTACGCCTATGCGAGCGCCTTTCGGACCCGGCCTGCCTATCGCTTCGTTGCGGAGAATTCCGTCTATGTCGCGCCTCAGGCCAAGGGGACAGGCGTCGGCAAGGCGCTGATGGTCGCGCTGATCGAAGAATGCAAGCGGCTCGGCTTCCGCCAGATCCTTGCCGTCATCGGGGACGGCTCCGAGCATAGCGCCTCCGTCAGGCTGCACGAGCGGCTCGGCTTTCGTCATGCCGGCCGGCTGGAGGCGACCGGCTACAAGCACGGGCGCTGGCTGGACACGGTTCTCATGCAATTGCCGATGAACGGCGGCGGCGACACAGCGCCGGACCCCGCCTCGATGCCGGAACGCCGGTTTCGGGCGGGGCGCCTGTAA
- a CDS encoding TraB/GumN family protein — translation MKRAIAIADRLSDAALKLLVAINILFLLSFLAMLFLATAEARAETVACTGRDLTVEMRKEMPAEYERIEAEAGKTLNGQGLLWKLEKDGKTPSFLFGTMHMTDPRVTELTPAAQAAFDAAKTVVIETTDILDQTKMMETLAKRPELMMFTDATTLPSLLSPEDAAVLEKGLSERGIPLAAVTKMKPWMLIAMVALPACELARKTSGAQVLDARIANDAKAAGKTLTGLESAADQLGAMASLPMEFHMQGLLDTLKLGDRMDDVMETMIVLYERGDVAAIMPMVEAVTRETGADIAGYAEFEQTMVNARNVTMAKNAGPILAEGGAFIAVGALHLPGTEGLVEQFRRAGYTVTPAGS, via the coding sequence ATGAAACGCGCCATCGCCATTGCCGACCGTCTCTCGGACGCAGCGCTCAAGCTGCTCGTCGCGATCAACATCCTGTTCCTCCTCTCATTCCTGGCGATGCTGTTCCTCGCCACCGCCGAGGCGCGCGCCGAAACAGTCGCCTGCACCGGCAGAGACCTGACCGTCGAGATGCGTAAGGAGATGCCCGCTGAGTACGAGAGGATAGAGGCGGAAGCCGGAAAGACCCTCAACGGCCAGGGTCTTCTCTGGAAGCTCGAGAAGGACGGCAAGACGCCGTCCTTTCTGTTTGGCACGATGCACATGACGGATCCGCGCGTGACCGAGTTGACGCCGGCCGCGCAGGCAGCGTTCGACGCGGCCAAAACCGTGGTCATCGAGACGACCGACATACTCGACCAGACGAAGATGATGGAGACGCTCGCGAAGCGTCCGGAACTCATGATGTTCACCGACGCAACGACGTTGCCTTCGCTGCTGTCGCCGGAGGACGCTGCCGTCTTGGAGAAGGGCCTGTCGGAACGCGGCATTCCGCTCGCGGCAGTCACCAAGATGAAACCGTGGATGCTGATCGCCATGGTCGCCCTCCCGGCCTGCGAACTGGCCCGCAAGACCAGCGGCGCTCAGGTGCTCGACGCCAGGATCGCCAACGACGCGAAGGCTGCCGGCAAGACCCTCACCGGCCTCGAGAGCGCCGCCGACCAGCTCGGCGCGATGGCTTCGTTGCCGATGGAATTCCATATGCAGGGATTGCTCGACACGCTGAAGCTGGGCGACCGCATGGACGACGTCATGGAGACGATGATCGTCCTCTACGAGCGCGGAGACGTCGCGGCGATCATGCCGATGGTCGAGGCCGTAACCCGCGAGACGGGCGCCGACATCGCCGGCTACGCCGAATTCGAGCAGACGATGGTGAATGCGCGCAATGTGACCATGGCGAAGAACGCGGGGCCCATCCTTGCCGAGGGAGGCGCTTTCATCGCCGTCGGCGCGCTGCATCTGCCGGGAACCGAGGGGCTCGTGGAACAATTCCGGAGGGCGGGATACACCGTCACACCGGCCGGCAGCTGA
- a CDS encoding Bax inhibitor-1/YccA family protein, translated as MAEPLRNYQARVAAGARTDAAIDQGLRAYMLKVYNLMAMGMAITGVAALGMAMLATTNDPSQAVATLGNGKMLTNVGYAVYSSPLRWLVMLAPLGMVFFLSARVHKMSVSAAQTSFWVFAGLMGISLSSIFLVYTSASIVQTFFVTAAAFGALSLYGYTTKRDLTAMGSFLIMGVFGLIIAMVVNIFLQSSALQFAISAIGVLIFSGLTAYDTQKIKEMYWEGDDVLVAGRKAIMGALTLYLDFINLFTFLLQFLGNRE; from the coding sequence ATGGCTGAACCCCTCCGCAACTACCAGGCGCGTGTCGCGGCCGGTGCGCGCACCGATGCCGCGATCGACCAGGGTCTGCGCGCCTACATGCTCAAGGTCTACAATCTCATGGCCATGGGCATGGCGATCACAGGTGTCGCCGCGCTTGGCATGGCGATGCTGGCAACCACCAACGACCCGTCTCAGGCCGTGGCCACGCTCGGCAACGGCAAGATGCTGACCAATGTCGGCTACGCCGTCTACTCGTCGCCGCTGCGCTGGCTGGTCATGCTCGCGCCCTTGGGCATGGTGTTCTTCCTGAGCGCCCGCGTCCACAAGATGAGCGTTTCGGCCGCGCAGACCTCGTTCTGGGTCTTCGCCGGCCTGATGGGCATCTCGCTGTCGTCGATCTTCCTGGTCTACACCAGCGCCTCCATCGTGCAGACGTTCTTCGTGACCGCCGCCGCGTTCGGCGCGCTGTCGCTCTACGGCTACACGACCAAGCGTGACCTGACGGCCATGGGCTCGTTCCTGATCATGGGCGTGTTCGGCCTCATCATCGCGATGGTGGTCAACATCTTCCTGCAGTCGTCGGCCCTGCAGTTCGCCATTTCGGCGATCGGCGTGCTGATCTTCTCGGGCCTCACCGCCTACGACACGCAGAAGATCAAGGAGATGTACTGGGAGGGCGACGACGTCCTGGTCGCAGGCCGCAAGGCGATCATGGGCGCGCTGACGCTCTACCTCGACTTCATCAACCTGTTCACGTTCCTGCTGCAGTTCCTGGGCAACCGCGAATAA
- the rimM gene encoding ribosome maturation factor RimM (Essential for efficient processing of 16S rRNA): protein MTALKNPVQMAVIGAAHGIKGELRVKSFTGDPLALAEYGPLFAKDGRKFSIIDIRPANNVVVVRFKGVQDRNAAETLIGTELFVERSTLPDDGDQDEFYHADLVGLKVRDDTGTEIGRVTAVQNFGGGDLLEIALSGRHEVLVPFSAAAVPEVSVAAGYVRIDPVAAGLVDTDDSDIEGAPVRPGQKGRGFDAKQRPRGPADAGGNR from the coding sequence ATGACTGCGCTCAAAAATCCCGTTCAAATGGCCGTCATCGGCGCCGCGCATGGCATCAAGGGCGAATTGCGCGTCAAAAGTTTTACCGGCGATCCGCTGGCTCTGGCGGAATATGGCCCGCTCTTTGCGAAAGACGGCCGCAAGTTCAGCATCATCGACATAAGGCCTGCCAACAATGTCGTGGTCGTGCGGTTCAAGGGCGTCCAGGACCGCAATGCCGCGGAAACGCTCATCGGAACCGAGCTATTCGTCGAGAGGTCGACGTTGCCCGACGACGGCGACCAGGACGAGTTTTATCACGCCGATCTCGTGGGGCTGAAGGTGCGCGACGACACCGGCACGGAGATCGGACGGGTCACGGCGGTACAGAATTTCGGCGGCGGCGACCTGCTTGAGATCGCCCTCAGCGGGCGGCATGAGGTGCTGGTGCCTTTTTCGGCCGCCGCCGTCCCCGAGGTCTCAGTTGCGGCCGGCTATGTCCGGATAGATCCTGTCGCGGCCGGGCTGGTCGATACCGACGACAGCGACATCGAGGGAGCCCCGGTGCGGCCGGGCCAGAAGGGTCGCGGTTTCGACGCGAAACAGCGCCCGCGCGGACCAGCAGACGCGGGCGGGAATCGCTGA
- a CDS encoding ABC transporter permease, which yields MRGGLSGFLIFITCIALGVTAIGGVNSVARAISDGVADQGQVLLGGDLRFELNQREATAEELSHLQGLGDVARSADMRSMARLPDGSDQALVEVKAVDGAYPLFGALATEPSLPQSDLFAERDGVYGAAAPDLLFERLGLPLNGRIKLGTATIELRAKLTTEPDAVSEGFGFAPRLLVSLDALRAAGLVQPGSLVEHIYKVRLPAGTSDAALTATLERANAAFPEAGWSTRTRKSAAPALASNIDRFSQFLTLVGLTALVVGGVGVANAVRAYLDGKRPVIATFKSLGASGSFVFQIYLTQILMIAGVAIVIGLVLGALMPFAAGTFLRSVIPVPAEARLYPGALGLAALFGVMVTLVFALIPLGRARDVPATALFREMGFESRGFPRAGYVVAALLIAAALAAISVWMAADRRVAWIFVVAAVVSFIVLRGVGVAVQWIARKSPRVRSTALRLAIGNIHRPGALTPSAVLSLGLGLTLLVTLALIDGNLRRQIAGSLPEQAPNFFFVDIQGAEVEQFAGLVKSQAPTGTLMRVPMLRGRIMEINGQDVRQITVPPEGAWVLRGDRGITYSDTVPENATLSAGEWWPQDYQGEPLVSFSAEEAGQLGLKLGDAVTVNVLGRNITAKIANLRRVEWESLAINFVMVFSPNTFAGAPHSWLATLTDPAASAADESRVLNAVTRTFPTVTTVRVKDALDVVNGLVAQLGVAIRAAAGVALVASILVLAGALAAGNRARIHDAVVLKTLGATRRTLIAAFSLEYFLIGLATAVFALAAGGVAAWYVVSRIMNLPSAFLPEVAVGTLLFALVLTIGIGLIGTWRVLGHKAAPVLRNL from the coding sequence ATGCGCGGCGGCCTATCCGGCTTCCTCATCTTCATAACCTGCATCGCGCTCGGCGTGACCGCCATCGGTGGCGTCAATTCCGTGGCGCGCGCGATTTCCGACGGCGTTGCCGATCAGGGCCAGGTGCTGCTCGGCGGCGACCTGCGCTTCGAGCTCAACCAGCGCGAGGCGACCGCCGAGGAGCTTTCCCACCTGCAGGGGCTCGGCGACGTTGCGCGCAGCGCCGACATGCGCTCGATGGCGCGGCTGCCAGATGGGTCCGACCAGGCGCTGGTCGAGGTGAAGGCGGTGGACGGGGCGTATCCGCTGTTCGGCGCGCTCGCGACCGAGCCGTCGCTGCCGCAGTCTGACCTTTTCGCCGAGCGCGATGGCGTCTACGGCGCGGCTGCGCCCGATCTCCTGTTCGAGCGCCTCGGCCTGCCGCTCAACGGCCGCATAAAACTCGGCACCGCGACCATCGAACTCAGGGCAAAGCTCACGACCGAGCCGGATGCCGTCTCGGAAGGCTTCGGCTTCGCGCCGCGCCTGCTCGTGTCGCTGGACGCGCTGAGGGCGGCCGGACTGGTCCAGCCAGGGAGCCTGGTCGAGCATATCTACAAGGTACGACTGCCAGCGGGGACGAGCGATGCCGCGCTCACGGCAACGCTTGAGCGCGCCAACGCGGCATTCCCCGAGGCCGGCTGGTCGACCCGCACGCGAAAATCGGCTGCGCCCGCGCTCGCCTCCAACATCGACCGCTTCTCGCAGTTCCTCACCCTGGTGGGTCTCACTGCCCTGGTGGTGGGCGGGGTCGGCGTCGCCAATGCGGTGCGCGCCTATCTCGACGGCAAGCGCCCCGTCATCGCAACCTTCAAGAGCCTCGGAGCCTCCGGCAGCTTCGTCTTCCAGATCTACCTCACGCAGATCCTGATGATCGCCGGCGTCGCCATCGTCATCGGCCTGGTGCTGGGGGCGCTGATGCCGTTCGCCGCGGGCACGTTCCTGCGGTCCGTCATCCCCGTCCCGGCCGAGGCGCGCCTCTATCCCGGCGCGCTTGGCCTTGCGGCGCTGTTCGGCGTCATGGTCACGCTGGTCTTCGCGCTCATTCCGCTCGGCCGCGCGCGCGACGTGCCGGCGACGGCGTTGTTCCGCGAGATGGGGTTCGAAAGCCGCGGTTTTCCGCGCGCCGGCTACGTCGTTGCGGCTCTGCTGATCGCGGCCGCGCTCGCCGCCATCTCCGTCTGGATGGCTGCGGACCGCCGCGTCGCCTGGATCTTCGTGGTCGCGGCCGTGGTTTCCTTCATCGTGCTTAGGGGCGTCGGGGTGGCGGTGCAGTGGATTGCCAGGAAGAGCCCGCGCGTCCGCTCCACTGCGCTCAGGCTCGCCATCGGCAACATCCACCGGCCCGGCGCGCTGACGCCGTCGGCCGTGCTCTCGCTCGGTCTCGGCCTGACGCTGCTGGTGACGCTGGCGCTGATCGACGGCAACCTGCGCCGCCAGATCGCCGGCAGCCTGCCCGAACAGGCGCCGAACTTCTTCTTCGTCGACATCCAGGGCGCCGAGGTCGAGCAGTTCGCCGGATTGGTGAAGTCGCAGGCGCCTACGGGCACGCTGATGCGCGTGCCGATGCTGCGCGGCCGCATCATGGAGATCAACGGGCAGGACGTCCGCCAGATCACGGTGCCGCCGGAGGGCGCCTGGGTGCTGCGCGGCGATCGCGGCATCACCTATTCGGACACCGTGCCGGAGAACGCGACGCTGTCCGCCGGCGAATGGTGGCCGCAGGACTATCAGGGCGAGCCCCTGGTGTCGTTCTCGGCCGAGGAAGCCGGCCAGCTCGGCCTGAAACTCGGCGACGCGGTGACGGTGAACGTGCTCGGCCGCAACATCACGGCCAAGATCGCCAACCTGCGACGGGTGGAATGGGAGTCGCTGGCGATCAACTTCGTCATGGTCTTCTCGCCCAACACGTTCGCCGGCGCGCCGCACAGCTGGCTGGCGACGCTGACCGACCCGGCCGCGAGCGCTGCCGACGAATCGCGCGTGCTGAACGCGGTCACGCGTACCTTCCCGACGGTGACGACGGTGCGGGTAAAGGATGCACTCGACGTCGTGAACGGCCTCGTCGCACAGCTGGGCGTCGCCATCCGCGCCGCCGCCGGCGTGGCGCTCGTCGCCTCGATCCTGGTGCTCGCCGGCGCGCTCGCCGCGGGCAATCGCGCCCGCATCCACGACGCCGTGGTGCTGAAGACGCTCGGCGCGACGCGGCGCACGCTGATCGCCGCCTTCTCGCTGGAATACTTTTTGATCGGCCTCGCCACCGCCGTGTTCGCACTGGCCGCCGGCGGGGTTGCTGCCTGGTACGTCGTCAGCCGCATCATGAACCTGCCCTCCGCCTTCCTGCCTGAGGTGGCGGTCGGCACGCTGCTGTTCGCGCTGGTGCTCACCATCGGGATCGGCCTGATCGGCACCTGGCGCGTGCTCGGCCACAAGGCGGCGCCGGTGCTGCGGAACCTGTAG
- a CDS encoding beta-ketoacyl-ACP reductase — MARVALVTGGTRGIGAAIAIALKNAGYKVAANYAGNDEAAGKFKDETGIPVYKWSVADYDACAAGIAQVEADLGPVDVLVNNAGITRDAMFHKMTRDQWHDVMGTNLNGVFNMTHPLWTGMRDRKFGRVITISSINGQKGQMGQANYSAAKAGDIGFTKALAQEGARAGITVNVICPGYIATDMVMAVPEKVRESIIAQIPVGRLGEPEDIARCVVFLASDEASFITGATLTANGGQYLT, encoded by the coding sequence ATGGCAAGGGTGGCACTCGTCACTGGAGGAACGCGCGGCATCGGAGCCGCCATCGCAATCGCTCTGAAGAACGCCGGCTACAAGGTCGCGGCGAACTACGCCGGCAACGACGAAGCCGCCGGCAAGTTCAAGGACGAGACCGGCATCCCAGTCTACAAATGGTCGGTGGCGGACTATGACGCCTGCGCGGCGGGCATAGCCCAGGTCGAGGCCGACCTCGGCCCGGTCGACGTGCTGGTCAACAACGCCGGCATCACGCGTGACGCGATGTTCCACAAGATGACCCGCGATCAGTGGCACGACGTCATGGGCACCAACCTCAACGGCGTCTTCAACATGACCCATCCGCTGTGGACCGGAATGCGCGACCGCAAGTTCGGCCGCGTGATTACCATCTCGTCGATCAACGGCCAGAAGGGCCAGATGGGGCAGGCGAACTATTCGGCCGCCAAGGCGGGCGACATCGGCTTCACCAAGGCGCTTGCACAGGAAGGCGCCCGCGCCGGCATCACGGTCAACGTCATCTGCCCCGGATACATCGCCACCGACATGGTGATGGCCGTTCCCGAGAAGGTGCGGGAATCGATCATCGCCCAGATTCCCGTCGGGCGTCTCGGCGAACCGGAAGACATCGCGCGCTGCGTCGTCTTCCTCGCCTCGGACGAGGCGAGCTTCATCACCGGCGCCACGCTGACAGCCAATGGCGGACAGTATCTCACCTAG